Genomic segment of Ostrinia nubilalis chromosome 22, ilOstNubi1.1, whole genome shotgun sequence:
gctacagtttctccagcggtgccgtattgactatcggtatatcgaggtgctgaagtgcttgtacaaaaacgccaccatgtcggtccgagtaggtaggtacaggaccagagcacgagggcgatttttttttttttaatccacaacgaggaagctcttggcctgtatctcacctgatggtaagtgacgatcaggccgaaggtggaagcgagcttcgcccggaatcctcaaccacggaggaactggctatcttacctctaactgccggaacacaacaatgctgttaacattgttgttatggcgacagacttaggtaagatggtggtagctagccaggcggactaagAATGAgcctctgcagcgaggcgttaggcagggagatgttatgtCTCTGAAACTGTTCATCATAAAAGAACCTGTTTTTTCAGCTAATAGGTTCTTTTATGGTGACACTCGTAGGAGGAATTATAAGTAGAAAATCATAATCTCGCTGTAGGTGAATGCTTTTTGGACCGCCTTGATCTCCACCCTAACAAACGTTTCCAAGTCATCGTTATCGCCCTTTGGTTGACTTGATACCTCAGCAGCACCTTGCaaagatttattaatttttgttatTAACTGTTCCTTAAACGTCTTCTGTGCTCTTTCATCTTCAAAGCGCTGTCTTTGTATTTCTCccaaagtaaaattaaaaaaaaaaactctcctGACACATCTGCAGCGGTTCTGCATACTCAAAACAAGAGTGTCAATATCCTGTTGTGGGATACTGTCCCAAGTCCTGCTAAGATGCAAGAAAAGCTGGTTTTCATGCACCATATCTTCAGGGAAATTCCTAAGAGCTCTTCTCTgaagcatatttttatttttatttatttatttgggtaaaaaaacagtattgaaGTACAGTagcaaataaatagtaataatataccAATATTATCTAAATTCAACACCAGCATCATTTACCACAGTTTAGATAAAACAGTTAATTAAACTTGTGTTGGCATTAGGGTAATTCAACAAAATGCCCCCTACCGTCCCACTCATAGCTATAAACATTTCAAGCATATGCAATTGTGAATTCCACCGCGTTGAAACATCTCCTACCAGGTGTTAAATTTTTCCTTCCGGTACATTTTCAGCCTTTTGAGAATTTCTCAATTGGTCTGCAGCAACTCCGCTCTGATGGAACCATTGTATAATTCTGCGAACTTTAtcaatgaatatttttatttcattcaccaTGACTGAACTTTGCAAAACATAAGGTTTAATGTGTGGGCTATGCAACGAATATGCTTTGCTCTTCCAAATGCTATATCAATGGCTTTTACTACGGCCACATCAGGAATTTCCCAATGttcaacaaatatttttaatggtGGTTGATAAATATTCGGCGGTATGACTCTCCGAAAGCGGCTCACAAGCTATATTGAAAGAATCAAtcttaaaatttttgataaaatgAATAGTTACTCCCAGATAGCTCTTCATTTGTAAATCCTTCCATTCGTCAATCGTTAAACATATATTGGTAACtgattgtaactttttgattataATTTTCCTCGTATTTTCCATCAATGATGCTGGTTATCGTTTTGCGACATGGTATTTTATATAATGGAGCAAGTAATTTGATCAATTTTCCAAACCCTTCTCCTTCGACCACGCTGAAGGGAAGATTGTCGCGGTATATCAGTTCTGCTATAGCGTCTGTAATCTGTTTGTTTTTTGAACCCCCTGatccaaattcaaatattttatcgtTTAGGAGGAGCCTATTTTTTGTCGTTTAGGAGTTGAAGACCCTACAGGATCTTCAATTTGAGATATGGAAGTAGTCGGTATCATAATCACAGATTCTTCATAATGTGTAGATGTCGatggcttttttttttttcagctcCTATTTAGCCACaacaattattatattattagttaATTCCTAATGAACGATTGCTTtcacatacattttttgttattcaCATTTGTTCCACCCAGACCCACCGAGGCGGTAAGGTATGCCTGCTCAGGGTGGGTCGGGAGGAACGGGTATAAAGGGGGAAAAGACTGGGAGTGCTGGAGGAAGGAAGTAGAGAAGTTTCCCCCAGCACTAGCCTTTACAGTTTCAGACCATAGTCAATAGGCCGCCCAGTGCAGAtgtatatgtataaaacaaattCTTATACTAACTTAACtagctcatcatcattataCCAGTCAAGAAGCCGGGCGGCGCCGGGCGCGGGGTCAACAAGCCAGGCCCAAGGGCAGGGCCGTAGCTAGGGTCGAATTTGAGGTAGGGCAGCATTAGTTACAGGTAGGGCGGAAGTAAAAAAATTATCATAATTGATCTGCCGTCGAAACACGGGCTCCTAAATCAATCACCATGTATATCACCATCATGTGAATAGTTATTCGTAGACAAATAATTACTGTGACAGTGCATGAGCATGGATCTAAGAACTATTAAATCCTCAATGATGAAGAACAAGTGAATAAGATGGTTGAACTTCCAGATTTGGATGTAGAGATCCACGTCTGAGTGAGAGTgaggtaataattaattattgggtGGGGTGATACGAGTAAATAGAAACGACCAAAAATATCATTAAGATCACATTGTTTTTGCgtacttattataataattaactaacataataataaaaaacatttaaaacagcTGAATTCTACGATTCGCCAtgttattaaaaatgcgaaGAACTTCGTTCAGATCAACtgattttgttctttttttttcaaaggccAGAAATACCATACCAGCCATTCTCTCGTGACCCATTGACAGCCTTTGAGGCCTATTGATTGCAGTTAAAGTTGAAAACGTAGATTCACACACTGCAGTGCTACATCCTATGGTCGCCACAGACGCAAAAAGTTCATATGTATCTTTGAACGCCTCTCGTTGCCTGTACAAAACTTGCAATGTATTTTCCATTATATCCTCGTTACGACTCAAGTAAGCTTTAACCACACTAGCCTCTTCTCTTGATGGAATTTTCAGACCTGAAAAATTAGTTAAAATTGTAAATTGAACATGACAAtttttttgaattattttttttttttaaacttacccAAATTTTTCAGTGGAACCATTTTATCTACATCCAACTCATCAAGACTTGCAATCGAATTAATTAAATCATCGTTGTCCGAAAACCTTCTTTGTAATTCAGCAATTAAAATGTCCAACGTTTCGAAATACTCAGACTTAAATGGCTCGTCGTTCTCATCTATATTTTGTCTGGCGGAGGAACAGGGGGTGTACGTCAAATAGTCATCCATCCGATTTGGTTTTTTTACTTGCCTCTTCGAGGTCTGTGTCCTATTTTCAGATTCGCCGCAGTCATTGCTTGTTAAAGACTTAGCTTCTTCCAGAATTTGATTATACATTTGATTTGatcttaatttaataatttcatcTTTGACACACTTTATGATTGTTATGGCATCTTTTAATCCTGCGCTTCGGGCTTGCAAAGCTGCGTCTGCAGGTTGTAGCGTGGATAAGATTTTTTTGGCCACAACCATGGCTATTCGGAATTCCAGATCAAGCATGACTTTTTTAATACCTATACTCTTGGCGACGTCATCACCGTTGAATCTgccatttttaatttctttcaaAGTCTGCAAAATCGATGAATAATTATCGTATACAACTTTTGTAACTGCTAAATGTCCAGACCAGCGTTGTTCGAGGAGTCGGCCAATCCTTTTTCTATCATATAAGGCAGCTATTTTGCCATGATGAAAGAATTCATGTAACATGATGCATTGGTCAAAAAATAAACGAATAAAAGTCATTTCTGAGATAGTCCTGATGACTATTAAGTGCAAGCGATGGTTATAGCAGTGGACGTAAGGAATTTTTCGGCccaatttattttctattctAGTCGCAACTCCTGAAACTTTCCCACTCATTACACTTGCGCCATCATAGCATTGGCTAAGCATACAAGAGGGGTCAATGTTATTTTCCGTGAGAGTATTTAACGTTAATTCCGTGAAAGTGGCTGCATCATGATTTTCAGTAGTCTTAACCATCAGCAACGACTCATTGACGACACCATCCTTGACGTAGCGTATTGCTAATGCAATATTTTCGCGGTTATTTTTATCTCTCGTCCCATCTTCCATTAGAGTAAACCATTTCACGTCAGATTCATTAATATCTTTGACAATGGAACTTCGTACCGCTTGAACCATTGCTTGAattatttgattttgaatttcgGGTGAACGATATGTTGCGTTTTGTGGTATATGATTGAGAACCTCGTTCAAATTTGGATCTTTCATACATGTGTATTCAAATAAATTCTGAAATAATCCttgttctttttcttcttccaaaATATAATTTCCACGCAAAGCTAATTCGTTGACAATTAGAAATTGTATTACTTCCATGATAGACTTTACATAATACCTATATTTTTCtaatactttttgatttattaacGTTTCAACACTGCTAGATGTAGATATTCTTTGTAATTTCTCCTGCCACATCGACATAGCTTGAATATGAGAAATTGATTTTTCATGTTTTGGAAAACCAGTTTTAGAATCAGTGGCATTTTTCCAGTTTCTAAATCCTGTGGAAGTGTACGAAGTCTGTTTGCTTCCATGAGGTAAAAATTGCTGGCATGGATAGCAAAAAGCAGCATCTTTCTCGACAGAATACTGCAACCATTTATAACGCTTGAACCAATCGGAAACACAGGCCCTGTTGTGTTGTTTTGGATATGTGTCTAAAACAACTTGTTCTATTGGTTCTCCGATTTGTGCAATATCAGACGGAATACCATAGCTAACGTTACCTGTTGCTACGGAACTAGGAGTAGCGATTGTATTTGGTGCTTCCACCTGTTTTGAACAGTTAGGTTTTTCGTGGTCAATTTGCTCCTCAAGTCTTCGTTTTTTTCCAAAGAAAGCCCGTATATCCATCGCGAAATAAATGAATCTTcaatttatagcaatacaaatAACAATTGTATCGATTTTTGTCTAAAGCACTCTTCACCGTACACTTCACTTAACCAAACtacaaacaatcataatcaATCTTTAGGTCAGGTTTAAAAGGGGATTCCCCGTACCATAGATTGCAATATAGCCCATATTGCAGTCTATGGTACGGGGATTCCCTCTGCATCACACAGATATTGGCGCCCAGTACACGCTCAATCTGGATCACGATCCAGATCTTGCCTTCTCGCTCTTAGATAAGACGGTGTCCCTTTCAGACTCCTACGTGAAAGGGACATAATTCAGTTGAATCTTCAACTGTTGACAATTGTAAACAATTGAAAAGGTGGCTAAAATGTCATGGGCGTCCGCAAAAAGGGAAAAAAAATTAGCTGATTGAGAGGTTAGTCATCGAAAGTTTAAtctaaaaacttataaaaaaaaataactttttcacttttattctaattaataatgtcaattcatttattcttctgtaattgaaaatatattttagttaaCTTAAGTATTACTATggaagtaattaataaattaagtcatTAATATTTTGAGGCTACAAATGACATTAATAATTAGacaaatgtaaatatatttagtagcttttatcataaataaaacgtttaatacgagataatataattataaaaaaattatgcaattatgaataatcgagtaaaaatatttctatagatttacttatataaaaaatatatagaatCACTTATATAGAAATATATAGAGTTTTATATAAGATGAAAATTGTTAAATCAGTATGTATTAGTTTTGAATGATTTGTATTGTGTATCACTATAACATAGGTACtgacaaaattattataatggaTTATAAAAAAACGGTTATTTTGACTTACtactttatttctttttctatgTTTTTACAATTAATCGACTTGAATTAATATTTTCGCGTGTAGCGGGCACTTTAGCATGGTTGTTTACAAAAAACAGTACGAAAAAAATGGCTGATGCTAACGTATGCGCACAAAAAAAATTGTGATCAAAAGGCCTATAAACCCTTAGAATAATAACTATTGCCCTATTCTAATTCTTTGTATAAACCCATCGCTTCATGAGATGGCGCTTCGAATGCCATCTATACACAGAACAAAGAATGTAACACTTTTTTTTGCATTCACTGATAAAACACctgaaattcaataaaatataaacaatatCCATTTGaggttgtttttgttttgacgttttgtttttattcagcAAAATGTCATCATGACATTTGTCATTGGTGCGTTCCGTTTCATCGGCTTTAGTTTGAACCAATACAAGAGTCTTACCATCACATTAtaaattttgttgcaaacttaGATATGAACaaacaatttaattataataatttatcttagttttagatatttttaagGTAGGGCATTGTGGTTTCAAGGTAGGGCATTGCCCCACAATGCCCCCCCCTAGCTACGGCCATGCCCAAGGGTCAAGGCCGGCCGTCCCCGCGCCCGACCCCCGGCCCCCAACCCAGTACATTcatcatttatttacatttactcCGTACTTAATCTAAACTTAGGTCTAAAAAATGATTACACAAAACTTATACACTGATGATCGACATATTAATCAAATTACACTCACATatatataattaatttataggaCATAATTGTTCACACCAAGTTCACatggtttttaattaattaatgattagcCTAATCCTTACGATGATTACACAAAACTTATACACTGATGATCGACATATTAATCAAATTACACTCgcttattatttataattaattaacagaACATAATTGTTGACACAAAGTTCACATGGTtcctaattaattaatgaaactgATTAGCTTAATCCTTACGATGATTACACTAAACTTATACACTGATGATCGACATATTAATCAATCAAATTACACTCACATATtatatataattaattaaactgcTTAATCCTTACGCTGATTACACTAAACTTATGCACTGATGATCGACATATTAATCAAATTACACTCActtattatttctaattaattaaCAGAACATAATTGTTAACACAAAGTTCACATGGtttctaattaattaatgaaactgATTAGCTTAATCCTTACGATGATTACACTAAACTTATACACTGATGATCGACATATTAATCAATCAAATTACACTCACATAttatatgtaattaattaacagAACATAATTGTTAACACAAATTTCACATGGTttctaataattaattaattaaactgcTTAATCCTTACGCTGATTAcagtacatttatttacattcatGATACATTATGCATTATACCTGTGCTAATTCTTTTTTTCCTCTTCTGATCATTAATCAACAAGGGTAGTAAATCactaattaaattttatatacaATATGTAACGGAAACACCGTCCGATCCATTAAGGTGTTAATAGGTATCGAGTTAAGATTCcatttgtgtaataattttaataaaatattataaaaaaaataccccatgaaaaataaatacaaaatttacaaaaataaaatagcttacaTGGCAATCCGAACTGCAGTGTAGAGGGTACGCGGGAGGGGTAGAGATGCGCCGGCACGCGTAGCGACGTCATAAGGTCATGACCCCCAGCGTCTTAAAAAAAGCCGCGCGCCGACAGAGTGTTAACGCTTTTTGAAAATTTCCCCGTTGTAGGGTAAATCATTGCTAAActtattgactttaaaaatcgataaaaaaattgtttttattaattacgtaattttgatACTTGTTTTGGTAATGTTGTTAAAGCTACTTTATGACCCTTTCGGATCGGACGGTGTTTTTGTTACATATTGTATAGGAGTCTCTTAGAGAACCTTATGAAGGGCTATCAGGGCCAGTGAAGACAGCTGCCCATAATCGGTTTGCAATCATAGCGAAGTAAGTGGAAAAAAAAAGAGTAGAATAGAAAAGAGTGAGGTTATGGTTCCGGCGTCAGTGATGATTACTGGGGAAGGGCGAAGCTTTCCACTACTCCTTCTACCCCTACCAATGATGACCAAAAACCCTCCCAGACTCCAATAAAAACACTAAAACCTCCCGAAAAAGCCGAATTTAGTGTGCAAAGATACCGCTCGAACGTCACTGGAGCGTTAAACCGAAAGAGGTGAATTTATTGAGCAAAAAAAAGTTCGAAAATTtgacccaaaaaaaagaaaaagttctCTAAGTCAATAGTCTAAAAGGTTAAATAAATTCTCCAAGGAGTGCATGAGAGTCCCAGAATGTCGCGAAGTTGCAGGCACAGGGAAAATACAAAGAAAACGGATGAGCAAAGTAAAAGAGTAGAATATTAATCTAAACTTAGGTCTAAAATATGCACAATTGTATAAGTAaaaggtaaaaaatataaaaataaaaaataatattatattatatttacataaattgcACCGATGGGCGGACTCCCGTCGCGCACCGTTGTCCGCCCATCGGGTCTAGTCCGGGTGGTCTCGAAGGTGCAGGGCACCTTTGGCGTCGCAAGCCTGCCCATGGTCAAATAGGAACGTGCCCGGGTGCACCCGGGGCATGACAGCCATGGAGGAGAGCAGGTCCCACAGGTGAGCGAAGGAAGCTCACGAaggagagaaagaaagaaaatagagTAGGGGCCCCCAGCGTACAGCGTCTCGCCACAGTCCCGCCCCTAGAGGACGTGGTCGGTCGAGAATAAAGAAGATGTAAAAGTGACAGGTGTCTAGTCCGGAATAGTGCGGTAGAGCGACGGAGAGCATCTCGCTCCATCCGTAAGGCCGGCCGCACCCGACCGCTCCTGTCGAGCGTCGGAGTTGGTGGATTGCGAGCAGCTGTTTATACTGGGGAGGAGCTGTTGAACTCCCCTAAACGCTCATAAATGTACTCCACCAGTTCAACCAGGGAACGAGCGAGCCCCCCACTGTTGGCGATGGCAGCGAAGTCACAGGGGTCCACAGACTTAAAATTGCACCGCGCTACGTACTTGTGCCGCCTGGCAGCAAACCGGGGGCAATGGATAAGGAGGTGGAGGGGGTCTTGGGAGGTGGTGCCATCGCAAGGACAGGCGTCGGTGGGGGATATGTGGCATCGGTGGAGGTAGGAGAGGTTGGCCCCATGGCCCGTGAGGAATTGGGTCAAATGGAAGGATGGGGAAGTGTGGATTCGGAACTGGGAGATGGTTTGGAGGTCTGGGAAGAGGGTCCTGGTGTGACTGCCCTGCGGCACCTCGGAGTACCTTGTCTGCCAGTCTTCAAACGCGCGAGCACGGAGGGCGCGCTTGACGTATGACATAGAGAAACAGAAGTAGTCGGGGGCCCTTCTCAGAGCCGCCGCCTCCCCAGCCTCTATGTCGGCGCGCTCGTTCCCCGGGATGCCCGCGTGGCCCTTCACCCAGCAGAATCGAATGGTTCCCGTGGCCTGGTGCGATTCGATGACTTTGTGTGTCTCCACGGTAAGGGGCGCGACTGAGCTGCGCTGCGCGAGAGCCGACAATGCTGATGAGGAGTCCGAGCACACGAGTGCATCGCTGTACCCGCGCTCAGCCGCAAGCCGGCAGGCCTGCAAGATGGCGAATGCTTCGGCCTGGAACACCGTGCAGACATTGTGCAGTTTGTACTTGCGGACGGTGACCGAGGGGCGCGCCGTACTTGCGGACGGTGACCGAGGGGCGCGCGTCGATGTCGACGCACACCACCGCGGCGCCCACCGAGCCGTCCTCCTGCTTGCTACCGTCAGTATATATCTGCACGGTGCTCTCCCGGCACGCCCGATTGATGTCTTCCGGAGAGAGAGCCGTGTCATACTCGGGGGAGATGCACCGAGCCGGGTGGAGGAGCTCCGCAACGGGGACCGGCGCCTCCAAGGTGATATCGTCGGGTAGGAGGGCTGACACGCGCCGAAGCCTCGTCCTATCCACTTCGGCAACGCGCAGCACCTCCAGGTCTAATGGCGTGAAATAAGCCAACGCTGTAGCGGCGTTGGTTGACACCGTACGGTATCCCCGGATTGCTTTGATGGCGAACCCTCTCTGTAAGGACAGCAGCGTTCCTGCGTGCGACTTCCGCCGCGCCGCGTCCCCCCATATCCCAGCACCGTAGGTGACTATGGGGACGATGACATATTTATATATAGCGTCCACTGTGCCGGGGTGGATGCCCCAGGTCGGCCTTGCGAACAGGGCGAGCCTGTTATAGAGCCGATGGGCGATCTGGACGGCGTGGCGGACGTGCGGGCCGAACGAAAGGGACTTGTCGATAATGACCCCCAGCAGCCGGAAGCTGGGGGAAAACGGGATTGGGTGACCGGCCATGGCGATGCGGGCGCGTGCCGCCCGAGGCGAGAAGGCCAGGGCTTGCGTCTTCTGGGGTCCGAAGACCAACTTGAGCCGGTGGCCCCACGCGGCAATCCTGTCCAGGGCGTTGGTGGTGCCGTGTGATAGAGCGGTGGCGTCGTCCGCTGCTGCGATCAGCAGGACGTCGTCTGCGTATGCCTGGATGTGGCAGCCGGGGGGCAGGGAGATGCCTAGGAGGTCGTCCAGGATCAGGTTCCACAGCGCTGGGCCGCAGGCTGATCCCTGGACACACCCCCTCTGCATCCCCTTCGAGGCATCTGCCCCGGCGTAATTTAGAGTGACGGTGCGGTCTTTGAGGTAGCTATTGACTAGCCGGAAGATGTTAGCCGGGCAGCCAATAGCCCTCAGGCGGTCGAGGATTGCAGGCCACCATGCCCGGTTAAACGCTGATTGTATGTCAAGCGAGACCGCCACGCAGGGCAGTCCCGCCCAACGATTGCTCTTGATACTGTTTttaagccaacagtttagtttttagaggggaaaaacaaaaattgacaCTTTAAACTtcaataatttgcaaacagacaTCTAAATGGAGAAAAATGGTCTTAGAAACtactaagccattttaaaatacctatccaacgatggggtagaaaataaaaaaaatcatccgcACTTTAAAGCGTTTATGCTCAGAATGCCAATTTCTCAAAATGCCAACCGCTCGCAAAATGACAACTTCgcagaatgccaacttctcgaaatgccaacttcgcgaaatgccaacttttcaaaatgacaacttctcgaaatgccaacttctcgaaatgacaacttctcataatgaCAACTTACAATTATAATGAATGCAGGAGCAGTGAATGCTatcacaaataataaaaataattaaaaagtccaTATATTTACATTAtctcaatatctttatttgttactataCAATCAATCAATACACTAGGGTCGTATCGCATCAATCTCTCATCTCAAAATGTCGATTGAATGACATACACCTATATAATTGTTACAATCATTGTCAAAATCGGATAAACAAAAACCAGATAAGGTCACAGTACACTTTAAATCATAAAATAGTGTATGGCGAAAATAATGTTACGTTATGAGGGTAGTTTTAAAAAATGCACACATATATGTATTGTGTAAAAAATGTACacaatacataaattattgacttggccatcgcactaaataatttaatttactcgtGTTTTCATGcaatggccaagtcaatatatttatgtaaaacgttaaagatttcctggcctggacttggtattacatggatctcacaactttttaccgtagaacaactgagttgcgagacttggtttttttgacaagtattgtttttgatgggatctcatttctttttgtattttgtagacagcagttatgtatctagaaaactggaccgaaattga
This window contains:
- the LOC135083038 gene encoding uncharacterized protein LOC135083038 translates to MKDMEVKLRQALLDLKASREVSDQLLREREDSEQEIQKVVNRNSQLKNELAELHGKYLDLAEQCLKLQQTVNSFSECNNTHEQALDRIHDLEKSLCESHKTIKSMEEEKQAQEFNSTVSFIKSNRWAGLPCVAVSLDIQSAFNRAWWPAILDRLRAIGCPANIFRLVNSYLKDRTVTLNYAGADASKGMQRGCVQGSACGPALWNLILDDLLGISLPPGCHIQAYADDVLLIAAADDATALSHGTTNALDRIAAWGHRLKLVFGPQKTQALAFSPRAARARIAMAGHPIPFSPSFRLLGVIIDKSLSFGPHVRHAVQIAHRLYNRLALFARPTWGIHPGTVDAIYKYVIVPIVTYGAGIWGDAARRKSHAGTLLSLQRGFAIKAIRGYRTVSTNAATALAYFTPLDLEVLRVAEVDRTRLRRVSALLPDDITLEAPVPVAELLHPARCISPEYDTALSPEDINRACRESTVQIYTDGSKQEDGSVGAAVVCVDIDARPSVTVRKYGAPLGHRPQAEAFAILQACRLAAERGYSDALVCSDSSSALSALAQRSSVAPLTVETHKVIESHQATGTIRFCWVKGHAGIPGNERADIEAGEAAALRRAPDYFCFSMSYVKRALRARAFEDWQTRYSEVPQGSHTRTLFPDLQTISQFRIHTSPSFHLTQFLTGHGANLSYLHRCHISPTDACPCDGTTSQDPLHLLIHCPRFAARRHKYVARCNFKSVDPCDFAAIANSGGLARSLVELVEYIYERLGEFNSSSPV